The Actinotalea sp. JY-7876 sequence TGCCGTGCCGCCCCCGCTCCGGGCCGCGGGTGCGGACCCCGGAGCCGGGGCGGCGCCGACGGCCTGAGCGCCGCGGGCGCGCACCGCGACGGCGCTACGCCGGTCGGGCGGCTCCGCCCCGCCGACGCACCCGCCGGTCGCGCAGGGCGGCCACGCCGACGGCGACGAAGTACAAGCCGCAGATCGGCGTCGCCATCGCGAGCATGGACCATGCGTCCGGCAGCGGGTTGGCGAACGCCGTGAAGACGAGCGCGAGCAGGACCGCCCAGCGCCAGGCCCGGAGCATCGTCGCCGCGGGCAGCAGCCCGAGGAAGTTCAGCGCCACCAGGACCAGCGGCAGCAGGAAGGCAAGGCCGAACACGAGGATCACGCGCATGAAGAACCCGAAATAGGCGCGCGCGTCCATGAGGTTGACCGCGCTGTCCGGCGTGAAGGCCGTCAGCGTGCTGATCGCGGTGGGCAGCACGAACCAGGCGAGCGCACCGCCCGCGACGAACAGCACGCTCCCCGCGGGGACGAAGGAGAACACGTAGCGCTTCTCCTGGCGCGTCAGGGCCGGCGTCACGAAGGCGAGCAGCTGACCGATCCACCACGGCGCCGAGAGGAAGACCCCCAGGAAGAGGGCAACCTTGAGCTGCATGTCGAACGCCGAGCCGATCGTGGTGAAGTTGAGTGCGGCGGTCTGCCCCCGGTGGCCCAGCCCTTGCAGGGGCTGGCTCATCGCCGCGAAGACCGGGTCGTACGCGAACCACCCGAGGCAGGCCCCGAGCACGAGCCCGAGGGCCGACCACAGGACACGGCGTCGGAGCTCGGCGAGGTGCGCCGCGAGCGCCATCCGGCCCTCGGGGTCGTGCGTCGACCGGCCGGACCGGCGCCCGCGCGGGGCGTCGGCCGGCCGGTCGTGAGCCGCTGACGGGTGCGCCGTCATCGCCTCATGCCTGCGGCGAGCCGGGCTGGGCCGCGGCCGGCGCCTGGGTGGCGAGGGCCGGCGTGACGGCGGGTGCCGGTGCCGGCGCCGTCGGCGGGGCCAGGGGCGAGGTGTCCTCGCGCAGCTCCTGGACCTCCTTCTTGAAGATCTTCAGCGACTTGCCGACGTTGCCGGCGATCTCCGGGAGCTTGCTGGCGCCGAACAGCACGACGACGGTGATGGCGATGATGACGATCGCCCAGACGCTCGGGGTCCTCATGGTTCCTCCTGGTGGGTGGTGCCCCGCTCCTCGTCGAGGGGGGCGTCGGTCGGGTCGACGGCGGACCACAGGTGACGGTCCGGGTCCAGGTGCTCGCGGGCAGCGCGCACGCGTGCGAGGTCCTCGGGGGTGAAGCACTCCTGCACGCGGCCCGGCAGCGTGAGGTCGGCCTCCCCGACGTACCGGGCGGGGCTCAGCGGCTCCCGGACGACGGCCGCGCGCGCCCAGGCGGCGTGCGCCGTGGCCGCGTCCGGCCGGCCGGAGGCCACCGGGTCCCAGTGCGCGTACGCCGAGACGCTCGTCGCGCCGCCGGGCCGGTGCACGGCGTCGACGGTCGCCTCGCGGGGGGGCGCCGGGGTCACCAGGACGCTCGAGCGCGTCGTCGGCGCGGCGGCCACCGCGGCGAGGACATCCGGCAGCAGCGCGGCCCACGGCCGGTCGCTCCACGCGTGGTCCGACCACAGCGCCTCGCCGTCGTGCCGGGGGAGCGCCGCGACGAGCCCGGCGAGCCCGCCGTGCACGGTCGCCGCGGCGCCCTGCGCGCCCGGCAGGACGTCGAGGGCCGCGAGCAGGCGCCGGGCGTGCTCGGCGTCGGCGCCGAAGGCGGTCCCGGCCACGGTCAGGGACGCGGCACGCGGGCCGCCCCCGCAGGGTCCGGTGCGACGCGCGAAGACGGTCACCTCCAGCCCGGGCAGGCGCTCGGTCCGCAGTGTGTCGAGCGCGGCACCGACCTCGGCCGCGTCCTCGCCGCCCACGGTCAGCAGGCGCCGGACCACCGTCGGCACGCCGGGGACCAGGCGCACCTCGAGCCCGACGACGACGCCGGGGAACGTGGGGCCTGCGCCCCGCGCGACCGCGAGCAGCTCGGCGTCGGCCTCCCGCGTGAGGCGCAGGCGTCGGCCGTCGGCCGTGACGACGTCCAGGGCGACGACCCGCTCGCACGCCGCGCCCCAGGCGCCGGCGTTCCAGCCGTGCCCGCCCGCCAGGAGGTAGCCACCGAGGCCCACGGTGGGGACGTGCCCGACGGGGAACGACCAGCCGGACCCGTCGAGGAGCGCGGCGGCCTGCTCGACGGTCGTGCCGGGACCGAGACGCGCGGTGCCGCGGTGCGGGTCGACGTGGACCCCGCGCAGGGCGCGGAGGTCGAGCGCGAGGCTCCCCGGTCGCAGGTGGGTCGCGCTGAGGCTGTGGCCACCGCTGCGGACGGCGAGCCGCAGGCCGGTGCGCCGGGCGGCACGCACGAGGTCCACGACGTCCTGCTCGTCGGCCACCCGCGCGACGGCGGCCGGTGCGTGCGGGGGCTGGTGCGCGGACACGGACAGGGCGCGCCGGGCCTCGGCGTAGCCGACGTCCGCGCGGTGGACCGTCCTGCTGCCCGCGTCCCTCACGACGCGCCGCCTGCCACGGCGTCGGTGCGGGCGATGGCGGCGT is a genomic window containing:
- the tatC gene encoding twin-arginine translocase subunit TatC, with product MTAHPSAAHDRPADAPRGRRSGRSTHDPEGRMALAAHLAELRRRVLWSALGLVLGACLGWFAYDPVFAAMSQPLQGLGHRGQTAALNFTTIGSAFDMQLKVALFLGVFLSAPWWIGQLLAFVTPALTRQEKRYVFSFVPAGSVLFVAGGALAWFVLPTAISTLTAFTPDSAVNLMDARAYFGFFMRVILVFGLAFLLPLVLVALNFLGLLPAATMLRAWRWAVLLALVFTAFANPLPDAWSMLAMATPICGLYFVAVGVAALRDRRVRRRGGAARPA
- the tatA gene encoding twin-arginine translocase TatA/TatE family subunit, translating into MRTPSVWAIVIIAITVVVLFGASKLPEIAGNVGKSLKIFKKEVQELREDTSPLAPPTAPAPAPAVTPALATQAPAAAQPGSPQA
- a CDS encoding FAD-binding oxidoreductase, encoding MRDAGSRTVHRADVGYAEARRALSVSAHQPPHAPAAVARVADEQDVVDLVRAARRTGLRLAVRSGGHSLSATHLRPGSLALDLRALRGVHVDPHRGTARLGPGTTVEQAAALLDGSGWSFPVGHVPTVGLGGYLLAGGHGWNAGAWGAACERVVALDVVTADGRRLRLTREADAELLAVARGAGPTFPGVVVGLEVRLVPGVPTVVRRLLTVGGEDAAEVGAALDTLRTERLPGLEVTVFARRTGPCGGGPRAASLTVAGTAFGADAEHARRLLAALDVLPGAQGAAATVHGGLAGLVAALPRHDGEALWSDHAWSDRPWAALLPDVLAAVAAAPTTRSSVLVTPAPPREATVDAVHRPGGATSVSAYAHWDPVASGRPDAATAHAAWARAAVVREPLSPARYVGEADLTLPGRVQECFTPEDLARVRAAREHLDPDRHLWSAVDPTDAPLDEERGTTHQEEP